In Pseudomonas putida, a genomic segment contains:
- a CDS encoding polysaccharide deacetylase family protein — MPIKTRIKQASGWLYFQSPKGRAELRGAGVILMLHRVLADDASAALPHRNELCVGPRAFEGLLRWLPRHFDCVSLMDLLDDHAAPRREGRPKVALTFDDGWRDNALNAFPLLRKHQVPASIFLSTDFIGSRQRFWWESVGETLWGSHGEAPRKHLIEQLRKLGRPLPAAYFMTDRPQARSQALAHYLQSLKSLSQPALHLLTDACPAESMPQAMDWQHVHELESSGLIRFGPHGASHALLPQLDDHRLDEELQRSQAALQAGCRHPLPVYCYPNGDHDERVRSRVAAHRYPFALSTRPGICRGHDDPLALPRIGVSQRNASRPMLLAWRMSRGGRA; from the coding sequence ATGCCGATAAAGACCCGAATCAAGCAGGCCAGCGGTTGGCTGTATTTCCAATCGCCCAAGGGCCGTGCCGAACTGCGTGGCGCCGGGGTGATCCTCATGCTGCACCGGGTGCTGGCCGACGACGCCAGCGCCGCGCTGCCCCATCGCAACGAGCTGTGCGTCGGGCCCAGGGCATTCGAAGGCCTGCTGCGCTGGCTGCCCAGGCACTTCGACTGCGTAAGCCTCATGGACCTGCTCGACGACCACGCCGCGCCTCGTCGCGAAGGACGCCCCAAGGTCGCCCTGACGTTCGACGACGGCTGGCGCGACAACGCGCTCAACGCCTTCCCGCTGCTGCGCAAGCACCAGGTGCCGGCGAGCATCTTCCTGTCCACCGACTTCATTGGCAGCCGCCAGCGCTTCTGGTGGGAAAGCGTCGGCGAGACCTTGTGGGGCAGCCACGGCGAGGCGCCGCGCAAGCATCTGATCGAGCAACTGCGCAAGCTCGGCAGGCCGCTGCCAGCCGCCTACTTCATGACCGACCGCCCGCAGGCCCGCAGCCAGGCCCTGGCGCACTACCTGCAGAGCCTCAAGAGCCTTAGCCAACCGGCCTTGCACCTGCTCACCGACGCCTGTCCAGCCGAATCCATGCCCCAGGCCATGGACTGGCAGCACGTGCACGAACTGGAAAGCTCCGGCCTGATCCGTTTCGGCCCGCACGGCGCCAGCCATGCCCTGCTACCGCAGCTGGACGACCACCGCCTGGATGAGGAGCTGCAGCGCAGCCAGGCAGCATTGCAGGCCGGCTGCCGTCATCCGCTGCCGGTGTACTGCTACCCCAACGGCGACCACGACGAGCGGGTTCGCAGCCGCGTCGCCGCGCACCGTTACCCGTTCGCCCTGAGCACTCGCCCCGGCATCTGCAGAGGCCACGACGATCCGCTCGCGCTACCGCGCATCGGCGTCAGCCAGCGCAACGCCAGCCGCCCGATGCTGCTGGCCTGGCGCATGAGCCGTGGAGGCCGTGCATGA
- a CDS encoding lipopolysaccharide biosynthesis protein: protein MSRDNYLRHLLLSMGTKLAMIALRLLRNVLLARILGPSERGLFALLSTLPDLISAATSGGLNSAVGYQAAKQRDMGLLLTQVLVYGCLLAAVLTLACVWLVREFGADLEVTVQLGLLAWLLLLAVPMTVLKSGLLTLHNASGGVGAFNALRLSESLAPLLLFLGLFWMWRDQALEAALISWLVGIGLVLVLGLWWLRRQHRLGLKWDRSGQRELLSYSAKSHPDLLFQQLILRSDYLFIGAMLGSSALGHYAMASAAAELLLIVPEAVTTPLMKRLLQQDEGMDKLTPLALRLTATVMLGACLGMALIGEWLIVTLFGAAYQPAYPALLALLPGLLGLCYASILRLDLLGKNRPGTVSLLMGAGAALNLLLNVLMIPAWGIVGAALASSIAYLVVTVAMLVLYCRLSGVSLGQTLIMLPSDFTPLRQMLQRRPA from the coding sequence ATGAGCCGCGACAATTACCTGCGCCACCTGCTGCTGAGCATGGGCACCAAGCTTGCGATGATCGCCCTGCGCCTGCTGCGCAACGTGCTCCTGGCACGCATCCTCGGGCCCAGTGAACGCGGGCTGTTCGCGCTGCTCAGTACCCTCCCCGACCTGATCAGCGCCGCTACCAGCGGCGGCCTGAACAGCGCCGTGGGCTACCAGGCGGCCAAGCAGCGCGACATGGGGCTGCTGCTGACCCAGGTGCTGGTGTATGGCTGCCTGCTGGCCGCCGTGCTGACACTGGCCTGCGTGTGGCTGGTACGTGAGTTTGGTGCAGACCTGGAGGTCACCGTGCAGCTTGGCCTGCTGGCCTGGCTGCTGCTGCTCGCGGTACCGATGACCGTGCTCAAGAGTGGCCTGCTGACCCTGCACAATGCCAGTGGTGGCGTCGGCGCCTTCAACGCCCTGCGCTTGAGCGAATCGCTGGCTCCACTGCTGCTGTTCCTCGGATTGTTCTGGATGTGGCGCGACCAGGCCCTGGAAGCGGCGTTGATCAGTTGGCTGGTGGGCATAGGCCTGGTTCTGGTGCTGGGCCTGTGGTGGCTGCGCCGGCAACACCGGCTCGGTTTGAAGTGGGACCGCAGCGGCCAGCGCGAGCTGCTCAGCTACAGCGCCAAGAGCCACCCGGACCTGTTGTTCCAGCAGTTGATCCTGCGCTCGGACTACCTGTTCATCGGCGCCATGCTCGGCAGCTCGGCTCTGGGCCATTACGCCATGGCCAGCGCTGCCGCCGAATTGCTGCTCATCGTGCCCGAGGCCGTCACCACGCCGCTGATGAAACGCCTGCTGCAGCAGGACGAGGGCATGGACAAACTCACCCCGCTGGCCCTGCGCTTGACTGCCACGGTGATGCTCGGCGCCTGCCTGGGCATGGCGCTGATCGGCGAGTGGCTGATCGTCACGCTGTTCGGCGCAGCCTACCAACCGGCCTACCCGGCCCTGCTGGCGCTGCTGCCCGGGCTGCTCGGGCTGTGCTACGCGAGCATCCTGCGCCTCGACCTGCTGGGCAAGAACCGTCCCGGCACAGTGTCGCTGCTGATGGGCGCGGGCGCTGCGCTGAACCTGCTGCTCAACGTGTTGATGATCCCCGCCTGGGGCATCGTCGGCGCGGCGCTGGCCTCATCGATCGCCTATCTGGTCGTGACCGTGGCGATGCTGGTGCTGTATTGCCGGCTCAGCGGCGTTTCGCTGGGCCAGACCCTGATCATGCTGCCCAGCGATTTCACGCCATTGCGCCAGATGCTGCAACGGAGGCCGGCATGA
- a CDS encoding GNAT family N-acetyltransferase, with the protein MRVLSKIQDRIKRKGLRNTLNAAFKRFVFYHWELVWMERDLVSPVPPHRLKPYPPLRVEAITVNNVKAFARYFGDRVETMRELAAEGHTGLMFLDDAGDVVAFIWGSARHYHDRHFYGCWFPVGPGEFFEFGGELTRKYWGTELSVDLQLALWKAMAAQGCTKVVDVCEQHNIPALKLHLRMGYQEQGRIMNVYCLFGRWKFFRESRYSDSRLEPLRKPAAESAPATAS; encoded by the coding sequence ATGCGTGTATTGAGCAAGATCCAGGACCGTATCAAGCGCAAAGGATTGCGCAACACCCTGAACGCCGCATTCAAGCGTTTCGTGTTCTATCACTGGGAGCTCGTGTGGATGGAGCGTGACCTGGTCAGCCCGGTCCCGCCACACCGACTCAAACCGTACCCGCCACTGCGGGTCGAGGCGATTACGGTCAACAACGTCAAGGCCTTCGCCCGGTATTTCGGCGACCGCGTCGAGACCATGCGCGAGCTGGCAGCCGAAGGCCACACCGGGCTGATGTTCCTCGACGATGCCGGTGACGTGGTGGCGTTCATCTGGGGCAGTGCCCGGCACTACCACGACCGGCACTTCTACGGCTGCTGGTTCCCGGTCGGCCCTGGCGAGTTCTTCGAGTTCGGCGGCGAGCTGACCCGCAAGTACTGGGGCACGGAGCTGTCGGTGGACCTGCAACTGGCGCTGTGGAAGGCCATGGCCGCCCAAGGCTGCACCAAGGTGGTGGACGTGTGCGAGCAGCACAACATCCCTGCGCTCAAGCTGCACCTGCGCATGGGTTACCAAGAGCAGGGCCGGATCATGAACGTGTACTGCCTGTTCGGCCGCTGGAAGTTCTTCCGCGAGTCCCGCTACAGCGACTCGCGTCTGGAGCCGTTACGCAAGCCTGCGGCCGAGAGCGCCCCGGCCACGGCCTCGTGA
- a CDS encoding GNAT family N-acetyltransferase, translated as MALRLSWCASLRTPGFPAAEYEALRQRLPDSTPFNHLAWLHAAEAALAPGQQLQVLLGYQGDRLCLCLPLVRAREPFGPLHVPVVRHLGYPLADRIALLIDLPLAYASRVLTTIRQQLPHALLQLSEVPGEADGWLRQWAAQSSMFERRLTCSVPVHRISEADRQEISGDPRYKLRRARKRIKACGAQVRRVIASPDNIEALLDAVSAVEAASWKGDDEVGIFSGDQRRQWMYQAFTALAAEGLVCLVLLELEGRCISYRLGLLERGRVYDYNLAFVPEYRDLGSGRVLLEEFIHWGLDEGWSWVDASRVSLSNSSHQLHERMTECCEQWRLSCYSWRLDGLLLGLALRTWQKVKPRLRKGTPAESQAPIPQQESPNAIPGHSQR; from the coding sequence ATGGCCTTGCGCTTGAGCTGGTGTGCCTCGCTGCGCACCCCCGGCTTCCCCGCTGCCGAGTACGAGGCGCTGCGCCAGCGCCTGCCCGACAGTACCCCATTCAACCACCTGGCCTGGCTGCATGCTGCGGAAGCTGCGCTTGCGCCTGGCCAGCAATTGCAGGTGCTGCTCGGTTACCAGGGTGACCGGCTGTGCCTGTGCCTGCCCCTGGTACGTGCGCGTGAGCCGTTCGGCCCACTGCATGTGCCTGTGGTGCGCCATCTCGGTTATCCGCTGGCCGATCGCATCGCCCTGCTCATCGACCTACCGCTGGCCTACGCCAGCCGGGTGCTGACCACGATCCGCCAACAATTGCCGCACGCCCTGCTGCAACTGAGCGAAGTGCCTGGCGAGGCCGATGGCTGGTTGCGTCAGTGGGCGGCACAGAGTTCGATGTTCGAACGGCGCCTCACCTGCAGCGTGCCGGTACATCGCATCAGCGAAGCCGATCGCCAGGAAATCAGTGGCGATCCGCGCTACAAGCTGCGTCGTGCGCGTAAACGCATCAAGGCCTGCGGCGCCCAGGTACGCCGCGTGATCGCCAGCCCCGACAACATCGAGGCACTGCTCGATGCGGTCAGTGCCGTCGAAGCGGCCAGCTGGAAAGGCGACGACGAGGTCGGCATCTTCTCGGGCGATCAGCGCCGCCAATGGATGTACCAGGCGTTCACCGCGCTGGCCGCCGAGGGGCTGGTCTGCCTGGTGTTGCTGGAGCTCGAAGGGCGCTGCATCAGCTACCGCCTGGGCCTGCTCGAACGCGGCCGGGTGTACGACTACAACCTCGCCTTCGTCCCTGAGTATCGCGACCTGGGTAGCGGTCGGGTGCTGCTCGAAGAGTTCATCCACTGGGGCCTGGACGAAGGCTGGAGCTGGGTCGACGCTTCACGCGTGAGCCTGTCCAACTCCAGCCATCAGCTTCATGAACGCATGACCGAATGCTGCGAACAGTGGCGCCTGAGCTGCTACAGCTGGCGCCTCGACGGCCTGCTGCTAGGCCTGGCCCTGCGTACCTGGCAGAAGGTCAAGCCGCGGCTGCGCAAAGGCACGCCCGCCGAAAGCCAGGCCCCCATTCCCCAACAGGAGAGCCCGAATGCCATCCCAGGTCATAGTCAACGCTGA
- a CDS encoding ChbG/HpnK family deacetylase yields the protein MPSQVIVNADDFGLSAHTNAVILRAFQAGLISSATIMANMPAFAPACVLAHQPALKGRIGLHFNLTYGRPLSQAILAEPRFCTPHGEFDLLIKRKALRLSRREHAAVEQELRAQWQHCLDHGVLPSHLDSHQHVHNIWPIGEVVARFAREQGVPVRLARNLGHNIGPLKRVFKTLLNLRLRQLSGATADYVCTPADLKAGLAPATGVLEVVAHPSALGGRDFGDAYLESGESLQALIDQQLREVQRISYAAVPDAA from the coding sequence ATGCCATCCCAGGTCATAGTCAACGCTGACGATTTCGGCCTCAGTGCCCACACCAATGCGGTGATCCTGCGTGCGTTCCAGGCCGGGCTGATCAGCTCGGCGACCATCATGGCCAACATGCCGGCCTTCGCCCCGGCCTGTGTGCTGGCGCACCAGCCCGCCCTAAAGGGCCGCATTGGCCTGCATTTCAACCTGACCTATGGCCGGCCGCTGAGCCAGGCGATCCTCGCCGAGCCACGTTTCTGCACGCCCCATGGCGAATTCGACCTGCTCATCAAGCGCAAGGCCCTGCGCCTGTCGCGCCGGGAACACGCAGCCGTGGAGCAAGAGCTGCGCGCCCAGTGGCAACATTGCCTTGACCATGGCGTGCTGCCCAGCCACCTTGACTCGCACCAGCATGTGCACAACATCTGGCCCATTGGCGAGGTGGTCGCACGCTTCGCCCGGGAGCAAGGCGTACCAGTGCGCCTGGCGCGCAACCTGGGGCATAACATCGGTCCACTCAAGCGCGTGTTCAAGACGCTGCTCAACCTGCGCCTGCGCCAGCTCAGCGGTGCCACGGCGGACTACGTCTGTACCCCGGCCGATCTCAAGGCGGGCCTGGCGCCTGCAACGGGTGTGCTCGAGGTCGTCGCCCACCCCAGCGCATTGGGCGGACGCGACTTCGGTGATGCCTACCTGGAGTCCGGAGAGTCGTTGCAGGCCTTGATCGATCAACAACTGCGAGAGGTGCAACGGATCAGCTACGCGGCAGTGCCGGATGCTGCCTGA